A single Methylomonas sp. AM2-LC DNA region contains:
- a CDS encoding ATP-binding protein, with amino-acid sequence MFIDDEEKSTILVIDPNPILREQLDEIFNGNKEASLNQNADNCSYAILGCVSCRTAKEHVYEQLAAHRPFQLLFVESQLCDGDGLNLISDLWRMDADIHVVLCSADSQLNWQHIVETVGESDQLLFLQKPFSLLALRQIVHALLRKWQLNKQSHNVMKFMEKQIIERTEAIAEANRNLHQAEKLASIGQLAAGIAHEVNTPAQYVGDNINALGSVFDSLTKLIDFYRQQLQCLGNPELILEMQKREQREDLPFILDDTPLALQQSREGMEQISQIVQAMKGFSHVGAGTLSRVNINLCLENTLIIARSSYKYIADLHTEFGEIPYIECNAGELNQVFLNIIVNAAHAIEDSKKDHGLISVITRPTETGIEVRISDTGTGIPKHIHDRIYDPFFTTKVVGRGSGQGLNIAYRIIKQHRGSIHFETVSGEGTTFIVALHQHLPLVE; translated from the coding sequence ATGTTTATCGATGACGAAGAAAAATCGACCATTCTGGTCATTGATCCTAATCCGATTTTGCGGGAACAACTGGACGAAATATTTAATGGCAATAAAGAAGCCAGTTTAAACCAGAATGCGGACAATTGTAGTTATGCCATTTTAGGTTGTGTAAGCTGCAGGACCGCTAAAGAACACGTTTATGAGCAATTGGCAGCGCATAGGCCGTTTCAGTTATTGTTTGTTGAATCGCAATTATGCGATGGGGATGGATTAAATCTGATAAGTGATTTATGGCGCATGGACGCTGATATTCATGTGGTGTTATGCAGTGCGGATAGCCAATTAAACTGGCAACACATAGTGGAGACTGTTGGTGAAAGCGATCAATTATTGTTTTTACAAAAACCCTTTAGTCTCTTGGCGTTGCGGCAGATTGTGCATGCGTTATTACGCAAATGGCAGTTGAATAAACAATCGCATAATGTGATGAAGTTTATGGAAAAGCAAATAATTGAACGTACTGAAGCGATTGCCGAAGCCAACCGCAATTTACATCAGGCCGAGAAACTAGCATCCATTGGTCAATTAGCGGCGGGCATTGCGCATGAAGTTAACACGCCGGCTCAATATGTCGGCGACAATATCAATGCACTCGGCTCTGTTTTTGACAGTTTAACTAAGCTGATAGATTTTTATCGGCAACAATTGCAATGTCTGGGTAATCCTGAACTAATACTGGAAATGCAGAAACGGGAGCAACGCGAAGATTTACCTTTCATCCTGGATGATACCCCCTTGGCTTTGCAACAATCGCGTGAAGGCATGGAACAGATTAGCCAGATTGTTCAGGCTATGAAAGGTTTTTCGCACGTGGGTGCGGGCACCCTGAGCCGTGTGAATATTAATTTATGTTTAGAAAACACCCTGATTATCGCTCGCAGCAGTTATAAATACATTGCGGATTTACATACTGAGTTTGGCGAAATTCCTTATATTGAATGTAACGCTGGCGAATTAAATCAGGTGTTTTTAAATATTATTGTCAATGCTGCTCATGCCATTGAAGATAGCAAAAAAGACCACGGTCTGATTAGCGTGATTACCCGCCCTACTGAAACAGGTATAGAGGTACGCATCTCTGACACGGGTACTGGCATCCCCAAACACATTCATGACCGAATTTATGACCCCTTTTTTACCACTAAAGTGGTGGGGCGAGGCAGTGGTCAGGGCTTGAATATTGCTTATCGGATTATCAAACAGCATCGTGGCAGCATACACTTTGAAACCGTAAGTGGCGAAGGGACAACGTTTATTGTTGCTTTGCATCAGCACCTGCCTTTGGTGGAGTGA
- a CDS encoding HD domain-containing phosphohydrolase has translation MNAPIATISQKILFVDDEVLLLEGIKRQLRRDLDVDIAEGPLAALTLLAEQGPFAVVVSDYNMPDMDGIAFLNEVYTHYPKTVLVMLTGRTELDIAVNALHNAHISRFLNKPCPKEILLETLQDGLEQYRLRISEELLQIQLQQSNAQLNELNNHLESLVAEKTLTLQIQYQYAAQMTRIKHINEIVSAYIATLEKLTGLTDLRLWLSPHQDAQFSCYYPALCPHLNFNAQALSNGLLSTTLKHRQTWCLEPDTTLAVGEQEQGILGDRLLMLIPLVNQQDVLGLLVLAGDALKPLSSEVRNAVNGMTDITATALQSYWYSEAQEEAQDAIITSLAKLSEYRDPETGAHLERLKRYCYLICQYLATTDKFRDIVTPAFSKDLVRSSPLHDIGKVGIVDAILKKPGRLTPEEFEIMKHHAAIGGDTLRSVYEKYPSQSFIKCGMDVAYGHHEKWDGSGYPLGLQGEAIPLVARILALVDVYDALTCRRVYKPPFPREKANSIILEGKGSHFDPDMVDAFIVLEADFHAISELLADVIEEPVALQ, from the coding sequence ATGAACGCACCTATAGCGACTATTAGCCAAAAAATCCTGTTTGTGGATGATGAAGTGCTGTTGCTTGAGGGTATAAAACGCCAATTGCGCCGTGACCTGGATGTTGATATTGCCGAAGGCCCTCTGGCAGCGTTGACGTTATTGGCAGAACAGGGACCGTTTGCAGTGGTAGTGTCGGATTACAATATGCCTGACATGGATGGTATAGCCTTTCTGAATGAGGTATACACCCACTACCCTAAAACGGTACTGGTGATGTTAACCGGGCGCACTGAGTTGGATATTGCAGTAAACGCTTTACATAATGCGCATATTTCCCGGTTTTTGAACAAGCCCTGCCCCAAAGAAATTTTACTGGAAACTCTACAGGATGGTTTGGAGCAATACCGGTTACGCATTAGTGAAGAATTATTGCAAATTCAATTGCAACAAAGTAATGCCCAGCTTAATGAGTTGAACAATCATCTGGAAAGCCTAGTGGCGGAAAAAACCCTGACTTTGCAGATTCAGTACCAGTATGCGGCGCAAATGACCCGTATCAAGCATATTAACGAGATTGTGTCCGCCTATATTGCTACCCTGGAAAAACTCACCGGCCTGACTGATTTGCGTTTATGGCTGAGTCCTCACCAGGATGCCCAGTTTAGTTGTTATTATCCAGCCTTGTGTCCACACCTGAATTTTAATGCGCAAGCACTGAGCAACGGCTTACTGTCCACAACGCTTAAACATCGGCAAACCTGGTGTTTAGAGCCGGATACGACACTAGCAGTCGGTGAGCAGGAACAGGGTATTTTGGGTGATCGCTTGTTAATGCTGATACCCTTGGTTAACCAACAGGATGTATTGGGCTTACTAGTGTTAGCTGGTGATGCTCTCAAGCCGCTAAGCAGCGAAGTGCGTAATGCTGTGAACGGCATGACCGATATTACCGCGACCGCACTGCAAAGCTACTGGTATAGTGAAGCTCAGGAAGAAGCGCAGGATGCCATTATTACTTCGCTGGCTAAATTATCCGAATACCGTGATCCGGAAACCGGTGCGCATTTGGAGCGCCTAAAGCGCTACTGTTATTTGATTTGCCAGTATCTGGCTACTACCGACAAGTTTCGTGACATTGTCACTCCAGCCTTTAGTAAAGATTTGGTACGCTCTTCTCCCTTACATGATATTGGTAAGGTTGGCATTGTGGATGCCATTCTGAAAAAACCCGGCCGCCTGACGCCTGAAGAATTTGAAATCATGAAGCATCATGCGGCCATCGGCGGCGATACCTTGCGTAGCGTCTATGAAAAATATCCTTCTCAGAGTTTTATTAAATGCGGGATGGATGTGGCTTATGGTCACCACGAAAAATGGGATGGCAGTGGTTATCCCTTAGGCTTACAGGGTGAAGCAATTCCTTTGGTGGCGCGGATTCTGGCTTTGGTGGATGTGTATGACGCCCTCACCTGCCGACGCGTGTATAAGCCACCCTTTCCGCGTGAAAAAGCCAATAGTATTATTTTAGAAGGCAAAGGCAGCCATTTTGACCCGGATATGGTGGATGCTTTTATTGTTTTGGAAGCAGACTTTCATGCTATTTCCGAGCTGTTAGCAGACGTGATTGAGGAGCCAGTTGCTTTACAATAA
- a CDS encoding HDOD domain-containing protein, which yields MTIKNILFVDDNENIINGIRRQLRPYRDEWNLFFAASGGEALALMEKQPIDLIVSDMVMSQMRGDELLKQVNQKYPATVRMILSGYTDEETLRNGLEVAHQYLSKPCSAEVLREVITQVFKIQACVSNPLIIAGIGDINSLPTLPKIYHDLNRTIADENTTMQDVSAIFSRDMVLSAKLLQLVNSPYFGLNRKISSLTEAVNLIGVKKLSNLVLSVHVRNSFPVDNPHIERYMEYLWLDAARVSDLAMLIALSEEQPDDRPHQAYLGGLLHNLGLLIFLSRGGDKLKKLMELTKNSTKPVCELETAIFGFTRCEAAAYVLSLWKIPPRVIESILLQKTPNESDYDGVNALTAVHVAACLLRPSVMLGYDRLFEIDLNEDYLRRINKWDRLPHWQLLADKVLSQYEKK from the coding sequence ATGACAATTAAAAATATCTTGTTTGTTGACGATAATGAAAACATCATTAACGGTATCAGACGACAGTTACGACCTTACCGTGACGAATGGAATTTGTTTTTTGCCGCATCGGGCGGCGAAGCCTTGGCACTGATGGAAAAGCAACCCATCGATTTGATTGTATCCGACATGGTTATGTCGCAGATGCGTGGCGATGAATTGTTAAAACAGGTCAACCAAAAATATCCGGCTACAGTACGTATGATACTGAGTGGTTATACCGATGAAGAAACCTTGCGTAATGGCTTGGAGGTTGCTCATCAATATCTGAGCAAACCTTGTAGCGCAGAAGTATTGCGTGAGGTAATTACCCAGGTATTTAAAATTCAGGCCTGTGTGAGTAATCCGCTCATTATTGCCGGTATTGGCGATATCAACAGTCTGCCCACCCTGCCAAAAATTTATCATGATCTGAATCGTACTATTGCCGACGAAAATACTACCATGCAGGATGTGTCTGCAATTTTCTCACGCGATATGGTGCTGTCAGCAAAATTGTTGCAATTGGTCAATTCGCCCTATTTTGGTTTAAACCGCAAAATTTCCAGCCTGACTGAAGCGGTTAATCTGATTGGGGTAAAAAAATTAAGCAACTTGGTATTGTCTGTACATGTTCGCAATTCGTTTCCGGTCGATAACCCACATATCGAACGTTATATGGAGTATCTGTGGCTGGATGCTGCCCGCGTTTCGGACTTGGCCATGCTCATCGCATTATCTGAAGAGCAACCGGATGACCGTCCGCATCAAGCCTATTTGGGGGGGTTGCTGCATAATTTGGGTTTGCTGATTTTTCTGTCGCGGGGCGGCGATAAATTGAAAAAACTCATGGAGTTGACCAAAAACTCCACCAAACCCGTGTGTGAGTTGGAAACCGCTATTTTTGGTTTTACCCGTTGTGAAGCTGCGGCCTATGTATTAAGCCTGTGGAAAATTCCACCGCGTGTTATAGAATCCATTTTATTGCAAAAAACCCCTAATGAATCGGATTATGATGGTGTGAATGCCCTGACAGCTGTGCATGTAGCTGCTTGTTTATTGCGCCCTTCTGTGATGTTGGGCTATGACCGCCTGTTTGAAATTGACCTGAACGAAGACTATTTGCGCCGTATTAACAAATGGGACAGACTGCCGCATTGGCAGTTATTAGCCGATAAAGTGCTTAGTCAATATGAAAAAAAATAA
- a CDS encoding PAS domain S-box protein encodes MAERLNTKRFFSSIFTIIAFICLVFSILQWYSFNDIESKQQELTQQQHNVMLVKEIRNHAIQLQQYLTNVAATHRQQGFQAAASHLHASQFELRELCTDLPNLAVRCDAIEREIISTYEIGVKMDWDYINQGMEAGNLLMIEFDSKNAALTAELSDLAQILSADLMNDMTDNSITLYLNRLILILSTPMILGILGVFIAKTSRIIKSKMNDLRDRTAQLNTILDTAASAIITIDKHAEILSFNQAAELIFGYQQSEALGMTINSLIPAFMSDKQDNYLQHYLKTGDKSQLATSLEFEALRKNGEHFPITLRVNPMKIHGQVFFSGVIDDISETKTLQSQLNQAQKLEAIGQLASGIAHEINTPIQYIGDNLMSVYENFNDIIAFREDLDQLGDADFKQALQALDKRFDLPYILEDSPKAIKQAKEGVERVAEIVKAMKTFSHIDSGLTLMNINLHEALNSTLTITRNSYKNIADVETDFANNVDFIECYASELNQVFLNLIINATHAIEEKQQGRGLIKVSTRKLDENTVEIQIADNGAGIPEAIKEKVFNLFFTTKPVGKGTGQGLSLAHSIIVEKHRGKLFFESTVGKGTTFHLQLPLLQDNKVKVAETQRVDNFLLDNLTPTLMETT; translated from the coding sequence ATGGCTGAAAGACTCAATACAAAACGTTTTTTTAGCTCGATTTTTACAATTATAGCGTTTATTTGCTTAGTGTTTTCCATATTACAGTGGTATAGCTTTAATGATATTGAAAGTAAACAACAGGAACTGACACAGCAGCAGCATAACGTGATGCTGGTTAAGGAGATCCGCAATCACGCAATCCAACTACAGCAGTATTTAACCAATGTTGCTGCCACACATCGCCAGCAAGGTTTTCAGGCTGCTGCCAGCCACTTGCATGCTTCGCAATTTGAATTACGGGAATTGTGTACCGACCTACCAAACTTAGCTGTACGTTGTGATGCCATAGAAAGGGAAATTATTTCAACGTATGAGATTGGTGTAAAAATGGATTGGGATTATATCAATCAGGGTATGGAAGCCGGCAATTTGCTCATGATTGAATTTGACAGCAAAAACGCTGCATTGACTGCTGAGCTAAGCGATTTGGCACAAATACTGAGCGCGGACTTAATGAACGATATGACAGACAACAGTATCACTCTGTATCTGAATCGATTAATTTTGATTTTATCCACACCGATGATCTTGGGCATATTGGGGGTGTTTATTGCAAAAACCAGTCGGATTATTAAAAGTAAAATGAACGACCTAAGAGATCGTACTGCGCAATTAAATACCATTCTGGATACCGCCGCCAGCGCCATTATTACCATAGACAAACATGCGGAAATTTTAAGTTTTAATCAGGCCGCCGAACTGATATTCGGCTATCAGCAGTCAGAAGCACTGGGCATGACTATCAATAGTTTAATACCTGCATTTATGAGTGATAAACAGGATAACTATTTACAACATTATCTGAAGACGGGTGATAAAAGCCAATTGGCAACTAGCCTTGAATTTGAAGCACTACGCAAAAACGGTGAGCATTTTCCGATTACTCTGCGCGTTAATCCCATGAAAATTCATGGACAAGTGTTTTTTTCCGGCGTAATAGATGACATTAGTGAAACTAAAACCCTGCAATCACAATTAAATCAGGCACAAAAACTAGAAGCCATTGGTCAGTTGGCATCGGGTATTGCGCATGAAATCAATACGCCTATCCAGTATATCGGTGACAATCTGATGTCTGTGTATGAAAATTTTAACGACATTATTGCTTTCCGCGAGGATTTGGATCAGTTAGGCGATGCCGATTTTAAACAGGCATTGCAGGCACTGGATAAGCGTTTTGATCTGCCTTATATTCTGGAAGATAGCCCAAAAGCAATTAAGCAAGCCAAAGAAGGTGTGGAAAGAGTGGCGGAAATTGTAAAAGCCATGAAAACTTTTTCTCATATTGATAGTGGCTTAACTTTAATGAATATTAATCTGCATGAAGCTCTAAATAGCACTTTGACCATTACCCGCAACAGTTACAAAAATATAGCCGATGTGGAAACAGATTTTGCAAACAATGTGGACTTTATAGAGTGTTATGCCAGCGAATTAAATCAGGTGTTTCTGAATCTGATTATTAATGCTACTCATGCTATTGAAGAAAAACAGCAGGGACGCGGCTTGATTAAAGTCAGTACCCGTAAACTGGATGAAAATACGGTTGAAATCCAAATTGCTGATAACGGTGCAGGTATTCCCGAAGCCATTAAGGAAAAAGTGTTTAATTTGTTTTTTACCACAAAACCCGTGGGCAAAGGTACCGGGCAGGGTTTAAGCTTGGCGCATAGTATCATTGTGGAAAAACATCGCGGTAAATTGTTTTTTGAATCAACAGTGGGTAAAGGTACCACCTTTCATCTGCAATTGCCGCTGTTGCAAGATAATAAAGTTAAGGTAGCGGAAACACAAAGGGTAGACAATTTTTTATTGGACAATCTAACTCCCACCTTGATGGAAACCACCTAG
- a CDS encoding IS110 family transposase — protein sequence MIKNNVIGLDLAKNIFHLVSFNAELKQIKKKVKRADLLSYIANLPVSIIGMEACGGSHYWAREIKKLGHEVVLLNARYVKGFVVGNKNDYNDAEAIWTATHQPKRRTVSLKTLEQQDIQMLHRLRQSTVDERTAVANRIRGFLGEWGIVLPIGINQLRTHLTEIIEDAENGLSVISRNLFAKQLEKLKELDKTIKEYDKQIDQLCIQSELCQRFVEVPGIGAITATMAASDIGDGKGYTKSKNYAASLGIVPKQHTSGDKVVLLGISKRGNGYLRTLLIHGARSVLKNCQGKTDSLSRWLQALIERRGFNKAAVALANKNARILWVMATQNKRYEVRSADVVMS from the coding sequence ATGATCAAGAATAACGTAATTGGTTTAGATTTAGCAAAAAACATTTTTCATCTGGTGAGTTTTAATGCTGAACTGAAACAGATTAAAAAGAAAGTAAAGCGAGCGGATTTATTGTCGTACATAGCGAACTTGCCAGTCAGTATCATTGGTATGGAAGCCTGTGGAGGCTCGCATTATTGGGCGCGAGAAATCAAGAAACTGGGGCATGAAGTGGTATTGCTGAATGCCCGTTATGTGAAAGGGTTTGTGGTGGGCAATAAAAATGATTATAACGATGCAGAGGCTATTTGGACGGCAACACACCAACCGAAAAGACGAACAGTTTCGCTTAAGACGCTTGAGCAGCAAGATATTCAAATGCTGCATCGATTGCGTCAAAGTACAGTGGATGAACGGACGGCGGTGGCGAATCGAATTCGGGGTTTTTTAGGTGAGTGGGGAATTGTGCTGCCTATAGGCATCAATCAGCTCAGAACGCACCTCACTGAAATTATTGAAGATGCTGAGAATGGTTTAAGCGTGATCAGTCGAAATCTGTTTGCCAAACAGCTTGAAAAACTCAAGGAATTGGATAAAACGATCAAAGAGTATGATAAGCAGATTGATCAACTCTGTATTCAGAGCGAATTATGTCAACGATTTGTAGAGGTTCCAGGTATAGGAGCCATTACGGCTACTATGGCTGCATCGGATATAGGGGACGGTAAAGGCTATACCAAAAGCAAAAATTATGCAGCCAGTTTAGGCATTGTACCCAAACAGCACACGAGTGGTGACAAGGTGGTGTTGTTGGGTATCAGTAAACGAGGTAATGGCTATCTGCGAACTTTACTGATTCACGGCGCCCGATCAGTCTTGAAAAACTGCCAAGGTAAAACAGACTCGCTAAGTCGATGGTTGCAGGCGCTAATTGAACGACGTGGTTTTAACAAAGCGGCCGTCGCACTGGCCAATAAAAATGCCCGAATTTTGTGGGTAATGGCTACACAAAATAAGAGGTATGAGGTTAGGTCCGCCGATGTAGTCATGTCGTAG
- a CDS encoding TIGR02281 family clan AA aspartic protease: MIKQKNQINAVFSLLKYISLLFICAVGYAVEMTPGAEAGQMVLHADGNGHFRGTLLINKVSMPYVIDTGATITTIPMNLAAQAGLSLGHQIEIATAGGRSFAKTTTLKSMQIGAYEIKNIDAHVSQYLKEVLVGMNTLKHFKITQTADTLTLSLNQSNESGVSIPSDLTTPESIDDTPSRPIKSKVVCDTEKHCVTRFDNE, translated from the coding sequence ATGATTAAACAAAAAAATCAAATAAACGCGGTCTTTTCCCTATTAAAATATATTAGTTTGCTGTTTATCTGTGCAGTAGGCTATGCCGTTGAAATGACACCTGGCGCGGAAGCGGGGCAAATGGTGTTACATGCTGATGGCAATGGGCATTTTCGCGGTACCTTGTTGATTAACAAGGTTTCTATGCCGTATGTGATTGACACCGGCGCTACTATAACTACCATCCCGATGAACCTGGCGGCGCAAGCGGGTTTATCGTTAGGTCATCAGATCGAAATTGCCACCGCTGGCGGACGATCCTTTGCCAAAACCACCACGCTGAAAAGCATGCAAATCGGCGCTTATGAAATTAAGAATATTGATGCGCATGTCAGCCAGTATTTAAAGGAAGTGCTGGTGGGTATGAATACCCTAAAGCATTTTAAAATTACGCAAACAGCCGATACCTTGACGCTCAGCCTTAATCAGAGCAATGAATCCGGCGTTTCCATACCGAGCGATTTGACGACGCCTGAGAGCATAGACGATACCCCATCTAGACCTATTAAGAGCAAGGTGGTCTGTGATACTGAAAAACATTGTGTGACCCGTTTTGATAATGAATAA
- a CDS encoding TonB-dependent receptor codes for MNKLIFPSIMLAGLVMPVTSHAEETQQEAPLSDVLVTATRSDTKKNELATAMTVFTREDIDTLQVRTLPELLKGSTGLDVVQSGGYGQPTSIFMRGTNSNQMLVLIDGIRAGSVSLGTTAFELLPIDQIERVEIIRGPQSSLYGSEAIGGVIQIFTRKGKTDDTHHVSINAGGGSYNTHNESGTVSGKIDNTTYSVGASNLQSDGFKAYVTPPFGANPNGYGYRNTAVNARLGQHFNKGDIESFFMRAEGTNLFDVGYSGGPNKREFVSQVVGINGSWDIYEQWRTSLKFGQTQDDQTNFSNTQFSSMFNTSRWNVSWLNQLSFNKNHNATLGVDYRLDQLQSDSVFTKNSRYDYGLFGELHNKVFENHFLNSSIRWDNNQSFGDVVTGNIGWRSNWHKAINTFASFGNAFKAPTFNDLYYPGQNNPNLKPENSRTVEVGAAGSIDVLNWELRAYHTNVDNLINWAPNSSGVWLPSNIDKAVIEGLEAELGWKLMGWQHKLNGTLLSPKNAKSHLLLANRTQETFSYDLSSAYGNWDYGAKLIAQAGRFADTANNDRLGGYLTIDLRSGYQFDKSWSVSAKLNNLLDKQYQTNFDTVNRQGYANFGRNFFVTVHYNF; via the coding sequence ATGAACAAACTTATTTTCCCTTCTATAATGTTGGCCGGGCTAGTCATGCCCGTTACAAGTCACGCTGAAGAAACCCAGCAAGAGGCACCCCTGTCTGATGTATTGGTAACAGCAACACGCAGTGATACCAAAAAGAACGAATTAGCCACGGCCATGACCGTTTTTACCCGTGAAGATATTGACACTCTACAGGTAAGAACCTTGCCAGAACTACTGAAAGGTTCCACTGGCCTGGATGTAGTGCAAAGTGGTGGTTACGGTCAGCCCACCAGTATTTTTATGCGTGGCACAAACTCCAATCAAATGTTAGTGTTGATCGACGGCATTCGCGCGGGTTCGGTGTCATTAGGCACCACCGCATTTGAGTTACTGCCCATAGATCAGATTGAGCGCGTAGAAATTATCAGAGGCCCGCAATCCAGTCTGTACGGCTCGGAAGCGATAGGCGGTGTTATCCAAATTTTTACTCGCAAAGGAAAAACCGACGACACTCACCACGTCTCCATAAACGCCGGCGGCGGTTCTTACAACACACATAACGAATCGGGTACCGTCAGCGGTAAAATTGACAATACCACCTATTCTGTCGGTGCCTCAAATCTGCAAAGCGATGGTTTTAAGGCCTATGTCACGCCACCTTTTGGTGCCAATCCCAACGGCTACGGTTATCGCAATACCGCCGTCAATGCCCGACTGGGGCAACACTTTAATAAAGGTGACATAGAATCGTTTTTCATGCGTGCAGAAGGCACCAATTTATTTGATGTCGGCTATTCTGGCGGCCCCAATAAACGCGAATTCGTCTCGCAAGTGGTGGGTATCAATGGTTCGTGGGATATTTATGAGCAATGGCGCACCAGTTTAAAATTCGGCCAGACGCAGGATGATCAAACCAATTTTAGCAATACCCAATTTTCAAGTATGTTCAATACCTCAAGATGGAATGTCAGTTGGTTAAATCAATTAAGTTTCAATAAAAACCATAACGCAACCTTGGGCGTGGATTACCGTCTGGATCAATTACAAAGTGATTCGGTATTTACCAAAAACTCCCGCTACGATTATGGCCTGTTTGGCGAATTGCATAATAAAGTATTTGAAAACCATTTTCTCAATAGCTCCATCCGCTGGGATAATAATCAGTCATTTGGTGATGTTGTTACCGGTAATATTGGCTGGCGCTCAAATTGGCATAAAGCCATCAACACCTTTGCCAGTTTTGGTAACGCCTTTAAAGCACCCACCTTTAACGATTTGTATTATCCCGGCCAAAATAACCCCAACTTAAAACCCGAAAACTCCCGTACGGTAGAGGTAGGCGCTGCTGGCAGTATCGATGTACTCAACTGGGAGTTAAGAGCCTATCACACCAATGTTGATAATCTGATCAACTGGGCTCCCAACAGTAGCGGGGTATGGTTACCCTCCAATATTGATAAAGCCGTCATAGAAGGTCTTGAAGCAGAATTGGGCTGGAAATTAATGGGATGGCAACACAAATTAAACGGCACTTTACTGTCCCCCAAAAATGCTAAATCACATTTATTGTTAGCCAACCGCACGCAGGAAACCTTTTCCTACGACCTATCCAGTGCCTATGGAAACTGGGATTACGGCGCAAAGCTCATCGCCCAGGCGGGCAGATTTGCAGACACCGCCAACAACGACAGGCTAGGCGGCTATCTGACCATTGATTTACGCAGCGGCTACCAGTTCGATAAATCCTGGTCTGTCAGCGCCAAGCTAAACAATTTGCTGGATAAACAATACCAAACCAATTTTGATACGGTTAACAGACAAGGCTACGCCAACTTTGGCCGCAACTTCTTCGTTACCGTCCATTACAACTTTTAA
- a CDS encoding type II toxin-antitoxin system RelE/ParE family toxin, with the protein MRIEWTEPALDDLVGIQAYIAKDSPYYARQFVERLFEVTEHLYAYPEMGRKVPEAEDREDIRELIFHGYRIMYWQQPDRIAILTVIHGSRDLAGMDNKPWLA; encoded by the coding sequence ATGCGGATTGAATGGACTGAACCTGCCTTGGATGATTTAGTAGGGATTCAAGCCTATATCGCTAAAGATTCACCCTATTATGCCCGGCAATTTGTGGAAAGATTATTTGAAGTGACCGAACACTTGTATGCTTACCCTGAAATGGGACGTAAAGTACCGGAAGCCGAAGATCGGGAGGATATTCGGGAACTTATTTTTCATGGTTACCGGATTATGTATTGGCAGCAACCTGACCGGATTGCAATTTTGACCGTGATACATGGCAGTAGAGATTTAGCTGGCATGGATAATAAACCGTGGCTTGCCTGA